The following proteins are encoded in a genomic region of Chryseobacterium cucumeris:
- the rplD gene encoding 50S ribosomal protein L4, with product MELVVLNTSGKETGRKVTLDETVFGIEPNQHAVYLEVKQYLAAQRQGTHKAKERSEITASTKKLKKQKGSGSARYGDIKSPVFRGGGRVFGPKPRDYRFKLNKALKRLAKKSVLSQKMRDNSIKVLEDVSFDAPKTKDFINVLNALELNGKKSLFVLPEANKNVYLSSRNLPKTKVMNFNEISSYDLVNAGEIIFFEGAVEKFQENLKK from the coding sequence ATGGAACTAGTAGTATTAAATACATCAGGAAAAGAGACCGGAAGAAAAGTAACTCTAGACGAAACAGTATTCGGAATTGAGCCAAATCAGCACGCGGTTTACTTAGAAGTTAAACAGTATCTTGCTGCTCAAAGACAAGGTACTCATAAAGCAAAAGAAAGAAGCGAAATTACTGCTTCTACTAAAAAGCTTAAGAAGCAAAAAGGATCAGGATCTGCTAGATACGGTGATATCAAATCTCCAGTATTCAGAGGTGGAGGTAGAGTATTCGGACCAAAACCAAGAGACTACAGATTCAAATTGAACAAAGCTCTTAAGAGATTGGCTAAGAAATCTGTTTTATCTCAAAAAATGAGAGACAACAGCATTAAAGTTTTAGAAGATGTGAGCTTTGACGCTCCTAAGACTAAAGATTTCATCAATGTATTAAATGCATTGGAACTTAACGGTAAAAAATCTTTATTCGTTCTTCCTGAAGCTAACAAGAATGTGTATTTATCTTCAAGAAACTTACCTAAAACTAAAGTAATGAACTTCAACGAGATCAGTTCTTACGATTTAGTAAACGCTGGTGAGATCATTTTCTTCGAAGGTGCAGTTGAAAAATTCCAGGAAAATTTAAAGAAATAA
- a CDS encoding GNAT family N-acetyltransferase: MKIRFAEEKDISSIIELCKAHAHYERNFFKEENKKEQLAKHLLDPDSHIKCLVAESDTEITGYATFFKQFSTWDAGYYMYVDCLFLKENARGNGTGKQIMELIKIHSKEEGCSMIQWQTPDFNTRAIKFYTLLGAERKNKKRFFWKVQVK; encoded by the coding sequence ATGAAAATAAGATTCGCCGAAGAAAAAGACATAAGTTCCATTATTGAATTATGTAAAGCCCATGCGCACTATGAAAGAAACTTTTTTAAGGAAGAAAACAAAAAGGAACAGCTCGCTAAACACCTCCTTGATCCGGATTCCCATATAAAATGTCTGGTTGCAGAATCTGATACTGAAATAACAGGATATGCAACATTTTTCAAACAGTTCTCCACCTGGGACGCAGGTTACTATATGTATGTTGACTGCTTATTCCTAAAAGAGAATGCAAGGGGAAACGGAACAGGAAAACAAATAATGGAATTAATAAAAATCCACTCAAAAGAAGAAGGCTGCTCGATGATTCAATGGCAAACCCCGGATTTTAATACAAGAGCCATTAAGTTCTACACTCTGCTTGGAGCGGAAAGAAAAAACAAAAAGAGATTTTTCTGGAAAGTACAAGTCAAATGA
- the rplN gene encoding 50S ribosomal protein L14 has translation MLQTESRLKVADNTGAKEVLVIRVLGGTRRRYASVGDKIVVTIKDSTPSGNAKKGQVSKAVVVRTKKAVRRKDGSYIKFDDNACVLLNAAGEMRGTRVFGPVARELRDKEYMKIISLAPEVL, from the coding sequence ATGTTACAAACAGAATCAAGATTAAAAGTTGCTGATAACACAGGTGCTAAAGAAGTACTAGTGATCAGAGTTCTGGGAGGAACCAGAAGAAGATATGCTTCAGTTGGTGATAAAATCGTTGTTACGATCAAGGATTCTACGCCATCTGGAAACGCTAAAAAAGGTCAGGTATCTAAAGCTGTAGTAGTAAGAACTAAGAAAGCAGTAAGAAGAAAAGATGGTTCATACATCAAATTCGACGACAATGCTTGTGTATTACTAAACGCAGCGGGAGAAATGAGAGGAACGCGTGTTTTCGGACCAGTTGCTCGTGAGTTGAGAGACAAAGAATATATGAAAATCATTTCATTAGCTCCTGAAGTACTTTAA
- the rplX gene encoding 50S ribosomal protein L24, which yields MSKLKIKRGDNVIITTGKKDIKGKTGEVIEVIKKEGRDPRVIVAGLNIVKKHVKPSASNPQGGITEKEASIHISNVALVGKDGKAIKIGYKIEGDKKVRINKKTGETL from the coding sequence ATGTCAAAGTTAAAAATAAAAAGAGGAGATAACGTAATCATTACTACTGGTAAGAAAGATATCAAAGGTAAGACTGGTGAAGTTATTGAAGTGATCAAGAAAGAAGGTAGAGACCCAAGAGTAATCGTTGCAGGACTTAACATCGTTAAAAAACACGTTAAGCCTTCAGCTTCTAATCCTCAAGGAGGAATTACTGAGAAGGAAGCTTCTATTCATATCTCAAACGTAGCTTTAGTTGGTAAAGACGGAAAAGCTATCAAAATCGGTTACAAAATCGAAGGAGATAAGAAAGTAAGAATTAACAAAAAAACGGGTGAAACTTTATAA
- the rplC gene encoding 50S ribosomal protein L3, which produces MSGIIGKKIGMTSLFNEEGKNIPCTVIQAGPCSVLQVRTLEKDGYKAVQLGFDDKSEKNVGKALAGHFKKAGSAPKAKLVEFYREFVDEVKVGEEVKVDLFAEGEYVDVTGTSKGKGFQGVVKRHGFGGVMQATHGQHNRLRAPGSIGAGSDPSRVFKGMRMAGRMGGKQVTVQNLQVLKVDQEQNLLVVKGAVPGAKNSYVIIRKWN; this is translated from the coding sequence ATGTCAGGTATTATTGGTAAAAAAATCGGTATGACATCTTTGTTTAACGAAGAAGGAAAAAACATTCCTTGTACAGTTATCCAAGCTGGTCCATGCTCGGTTTTACAGGTCAGAACCTTAGAAAAAGACGGTTATAAAGCTGTTCAGTTAGGTTTCGATGACAAGAGTGAGAAGAACGTTGGTAAAGCGTTAGCTGGTCATTTTAAAAAGGCTGGTTCTGCTCCTAAAGCTAAATTAGTTGAATTCTACAGAGAGTTCGTTGATGAAGTAAAAGTAGGAGAAGAAGTAAAAGTTGATTTATTCGCTGAAGGTGAATATGTTGACGTAACAGGAACTTCAAAAGGTAAAGGCTTCCAGGGTGTTGTTAAGAGACACGGATTTGGAGGTGTAATGCAGGCAACTCATGGTCAGCACAACAGACTTAGAGCTCCAGGTTCTATCGGTGCTGGTTCAGACCCTTCAAGAGTATTCAAAGGGATGAGAATGGCTGGAAGAATGGGAGGTAAGCAGGTAACTGTTCAAAACCTTCAAGTGTTAAAAGTTGATCAAGAACAAAATCTTTTAGTAGTAAAAGGTGCTGTTCCGGGAGCTAAAAATTCTTATGTAATTATCAGAAAATGGAACTAG
- the rplW gene encoding 50S ribosomal protein L23, whose translation MSVIIKPVISEKANYLTDLRGSYSFLVNPKANKIEIKKAVEAAYGVKVADVNTMIYAPKVSSKYTKKGLQVGKTNKLKKAVIKLAEGEVIDIFAVN comes from the coding sequence ATGTCAGTTATTATTAAACCAGTTATTTCAGAAAAGGCTAATTACCTTACAGATTTAAGAGGTTCTTATTCTTTCTTAGTGAATCCTAAGGCGAATAAAATCGAGATCAAAAAAGCTGTTGAAGCGGCTTACGGTGTAAAAGTAGCAGACGTTAACACAATGATTTATGCTCCGAAGGTTTCTTCAAAATACACTAAAAAAGGTCTTCAAGTAGGAAAGACAAATAAATTGAAAAAAGCGGTAATCAAACTTGCTGAAGGTGAGGTTATCGATATTTTTGCTGTAAATTAA
- a CDS encoding DeoR/GlpR family DNA-binding transcription regulator, whose translation MEKLLPRQDEILKELDEKGHVLVQDLCEKLNVSSVTIRKDLNYLESLGLLFRNHGGASKQVRYAYEKNVGEKENINVEAKQVIAKAALSLIHENDCIILASGTTMHYLARMLVNFNSLTVLTSSLRVAIELCNNPNINVIQLGGEVRKSSTSIVGSISEGILKQFSCNKLFLGVDGIDLEFGISTSNAAEAHLNQVMIECADKTVVLADSSKLNKKGFGKIASLDEVDYLITDNGIGEEDRSALEERGVTVIVK comes from the coding sequence ATGGAAAAGCTATTACCAAGGCAGGATGAAATACTTAAAGAGCTGGATGAGAAAGGGCATGTACTTGTTCAGGATCTGTGTGAAAAGCTCAATGTTTCTTCAGTTACGATCCGAAAGGATCTGAATTATCTCGAAAGCCTGGGGCTTCTTTTCAGAAATCATGGAGGAGCAAGTAAGCAGGTAAGATATGCTTATGAAAAAAATGTGGGTGAAAAAGAAAATATCAATGTGGAAGCGAAGCAGGTTATTGCCAAAGCTGCATTATCATTGATTCACGAAAACGACTGTATTATATTGGCATCCGGGACAACCATGCATTATCTTGCCAGAATGCTTGTGAATTTCAATTCGCTTACTGTTTTAACGTCCTCACTAAGGGTGGCTATTGAGCTTTGTAACAATCCTAATATTAATGTGATCCAACTGGGAGGGGAGGTGAGGAAAAGTTCAACTTCAATCGTAGGATCCATTTCGGAAGGAATTCTCAAACAGTTTTCCTGTAATAAACTTTTTCTGGGGGTAGACGGTATTGATCTTGAATTTGGAATCAGTACCTCCAATGCGGCGGAGGCACATCTTAATCAGGTAATGATTGAGTGTGCGGATAAGACAGTCGTTTTGGCAGATTCGTCCAAACTGAATAAGAAGGGGTTTGGTAAAATTGCCTCATTGGACGAAGTGGATTATCTGATCACAGATAATGGTATCGGTGAAGAAGACCGGTCTGCGTTGGAAGAGAGAGGGGTTACGGTTATTGTAAAATAG
- the rplE gene encoding 50S ribosomal protein L5 — translation MEYIARPKKAYKETIVPAMMEEFGYKSVMQVPKLEKIVVSQGLGDATADKKIIDYAVEELTNITGQKAVGTISKKDEAAFKLRKGMPVGAKVTLRGNQMYEFLDRLTASALPRIRDFSGIKADGFDGRGNYNLGITEQIIFPEIVIDKVKKIQGMDITFVTTAKTDKEAKALLTHFGLPFKKN, via the coding sequence ATGGAATATATAGCAAGACCCAAAAAAGCATATAAAGAGACAATTGTTCCTGCAATGATGGAAGAATTCGGGTATAAGTCAGTAATGCAAGTACCTAAATTAGAGAAAATCGTTGTATCACAAGGTTTAGGTGATGCTACTGCAGACAAAAAAATCATTGATTATGCTGTAGAAGAGCTTACAAATATCACAGGTCAAAAGGCTGTTGGTACAATCTCTAAGAAAGACGAAGCTGCTTTCAAATTGAGAAAAGGTATGCCTGTAGGTGCAAAAGTTACTTTAAGAGGAAACCAGATGTATGAATTCTTAGACAGACTTACTGCTTCTGCTTTACCACGTATCAGAGATTTCTCTGGTATCAAAGCTGATGGTTTCGATGGTAGAGGTAACTACAACTTAGGTATTACTGAGCAGATTATCTTCCCTGAAATCGTAATTGACAAAGTGAAAAAAATCCAGGGGATGGACATCACTTTCGTTACTACTGCGAAAACAGATAAAGAAGCTAAAGCATTATTAACTCACTTCGGTTTACCATTTAAAAAGAACTAA
- the rpsN gene encoding 30S ribosomal protein S14, whose translation MAKESMKARERKREALVAKYAAKRQALKEAGDYEGLQKLPKNASPVRLHNRCKLTGRPRGYMRTFGISRVTFREMANNGLIPGVRKASW comes from the coding sequence ATGGCTAAAGAATCAATGAAAGCGCGTGAGCGCAAAAGAGAAGCACTAGTTGCTAAATACGCTGCTAAAAGACAAGCTCTTAAAGAAGCTGGTGATTACGAAGGACTTCAAAAATTGCCTAAAAATGCTTCTCCTGTAAGATTACACAACAGATGTAAACTAACAGGTAGACCAAGAGGATACATGAGAACGTTCGGTATTTCCAGAGTAACTTTCAGAGAAATGGCAAACAACGGTCTTATCCCAGGTGTAAGAAAAGCTAGTTGGTAA
- a CDS encoding rhodanese-like domain-containing protein, producing the protein MQEQIEFYQKKLMYEMDPSDLYDGFQNSTDYIAVDTRRPHGYSKEHIPSAINLPHQEMTEESTRHLDKSKIYVCYCDGIGCNASTKGALKMTQLGFKVMELIGGMEWWKFDGYATEGTDPTNGSAFVCAC; encoded by the coding sequence ATGCAAGAACAAATTGAATTCTACCAGAAAAAATTAATGTATGAAATGGATCCTTCAGATTTATATGATGGATTTCAAAACAGCACAGATTACATTGCAGTAGATACCAGAAGACCACATGGCTATAGCAAAGAACACATCCCATCTGCAATTAATCTGCCCCATCAGGAAATGACAGAAGAAAGCACCCGGCACCTTGATAAGTCAAAAATATATGTCTGCTACTGCGACGGGATAGGCTGTAATGCTTCCACAAAAGGAGCTTTAAAAATGACCCAATTAGGATTTAAGGTGATGGAATTAATAGGAGGAATGGAATGGTGGAAATTTGATGGCTATGCCACAGAAGGAACAGATCCTACCAATGGTTCCGCTTTTGTATGCGCCTGCTAA
- a CDS encoding LysR family transcriptional regulator, protein MEIKFLKLIKTIAEEGSIAGSSEKLFLTQSALSHQLKDLEIQLGFKVFYRARNKWELTEEGSVLYKTACTVIDSIGNGLNEIQQIRAGAAGTIKISTECYSFYQGLPLFIQKMKVLYPEIEVDLVLEATHKPVEKIISNEIDIAVVTSKPAGNNELICIEIFEDEVFAVIHKENLLNDTEYLSAEDFRDAHLIIHSFPLETVSVYDRFLNPSGMMPVKISAVPLTEVTLEMVQANMGITCMPKWALHSFRLSDELKFKKIGSKGLRRKHYLVVRKSDAGKKYINDFLLNFKEYFQNFG, encoded by the coding sequence ATGGAAATCAAGTTTTTAAAACTTATTAAAACAATTGCGGAGGAAGGGAGTATTGCAGGTTCTTCTGAAAAACTTTTTTTGACACAGTCAGCATTAAGCCATCAGCTTAAAGATCTGGAAATCCAGCTCGGGTTTAAAGTGTTTTACAGGGCAAGGAACAAATGGGAGCTTACTGAGGAGGGAAGTGTGCTTTACAAAACTGCATGTACGGTAATAGATAGTATAGGGAATGGCCTGAATGAGATTCAACAGATAAGAGCCGGAGCGGCGGGTACCATAAAAATCAGTACAGAATGTTACTCATTTTATCAGGGACTACCGTTATTTATTCAGAAAATGAAAGTATTATATCCTGAGATTGAAGTGGATCTGGTATTGGAAGCAACTCATAAGCCTGTGGAAAAAATCATATCCAATGAAATTGATATTGCAGTGGTCACTTCAAAACCTGCCGGTAATAATGAATTGATCTGCATTGAGATTTTTGAGGATGAAGTTTTTGCAGTAATTCATAAAGAAAACCTTTTAAATGATACTGAATATCTTAGTGCTGAGGATTTTCGGGATGCTCATTTAATCATTCATTCTTTTCCTTTAGAAACCGTTTCTGTTTACGATCGGTTCCTTAATCCTAGCGGAATGATGCCTGTGAAGATTTCAGCAGTTCCGTTAACAGAAGTTACTTTGGAAATGGTGCAGGCCAATATGGGGATTACCTGTATGCCGAAATGGGCATTGCATTCATTCAGGCTGTCTGATGAGCTGAAATTTAAAAAAATCGGAAGTAAAGGTTTGAGAAGAAAACATTATCTGGTGGTAAGAAAATCGGATGCCGGAAAAAAATATATTAATGACTTTCTTTTGAACTTCAAAGAATATTTTCAAAATTTTGGATAG
- the rplV gene encoding 50S ribosomal protein L22, producing MGSRKQDSSIARKEANKDVVKASLNNCPSSPRKMRLVADIIRGEQVDKALYILKYSKKDASNKLEKLLLSAMANWQVKNEGADIEEANLIVKEIFVDSARQLKRLRPAPQGRGYRIRKRSNHVTLILGNKEN from the coding sequence ATGGGATCAAGAAAACAAGATAGTTCAATCGCAAGAAAAGAAGCTAACAAAGACGTTGTAAAAGCTTCATTAAATAATTGCCCGTCTTCTCCAAGAAAAATGAGATTAGTTGCTGATATCATTAGAGGAGAGCAGGTAGACAAAGCACTTTATATCCTAAAATATTCTAAGAAGGATGCTTCTAACAAGTTAGAGAAATTACTTCTTTCTGCTATGGCTAACTGGCAAGTGAAAAACGAAGGTGCTGACATCGAGGAAGCAAACCTTATCGTTAAAGAAATATTTGTGGATAGTGCAAGACAATTGAAGAGACTAAGACCAGCTCCACAAGGTAGAGGGTATAGAATCAGAAAAAGATCTAACCACGTTACATTAATCTTAGGTAACAAAGAAAATTAA
- the rplB gene encoding 50S ribosomal protein L2: MSVRKLKPITPGQRFRIVNNFEEITTNKPEKSLTVGIKKSGGRNQTGKMTMRYTGGGHKKKYRIIDFKRNKANVEATVKSVEYDPNRTAFIALLEYADGEKRYIIAPNGIKVDQKVVSGESVEPNVGNAMKLKNIPLGTVISCVEMKPGQGAILARSAGSSAQLTSRDGKYAIIKLPSGESRMILTECMAMIGSVSNSDHQLTVSGKAGRSRWLGRRPRTRAVVMNPVDHPMGGGEGRSSGGHPRSRNGKPAKGYKTRKKNKVSNRYIVSKRK, translated from the coding sequence ATGTCTGTTAGAAAATTAAAACCTATCACCCCGGGACAGAGATTCAGAATTGTAAACAATTTTGAGGAAATTACTACCAACAAACCAGAGAAATCTCTAACAGTTGGTATTAAAAAGTCAGGTGGACGTAACCAAACAGGTAAAATGACCATGCGTTACACCGGAGGTGGACACAAAAAGAAATACAGAATTATTGACTTCAAAAGAAACAAAGCAAACGTTGAAGCTACTGTAAAATCTGTAGAATACGATCCAAACAGAACTGCATTTATCGCTTTATTAGAGTACGCAGACGGAGAGAAGAGATATATCATCGCTCCAAACGGTATCAAAGTTGATCAGAAAGTAGTATCAGGAGAAAGCGTTGAACCAAACGTAGGTAACGCAATGAAATTGAAAAATATTCCATTGGGTACTGTAATCTCTTGTGTTGAAATGAAGCCTGGACAAGGTGCAATTTTAGCAAGAAGTGCTGGTTCTTCAGCTCAATTAACTTCAAGAGATGGTAAATATGCAATCATCAAGTTACCTTCAGGAGAATCAAGAATGATCCTTACTGAATGTATGGCAATGATTGGTTCTGTTTCCAACTCAGATCACCAATTAACTGTATCAGGTAAGGCTGGTAGAAGCAGATGGTTAGGTAGAAGACCAAGAACAAGAGCGGTTGTAATGAACCCAGTAGATCACCCAATGGGTGGTGGTGAAGGACGTTCTTCAGGAGGTCACCCAAGATCTAGAAACGGTAAACCGGCTAAAGGTTACAAAACTAGAAAGAAAAACAAAGTGTCTAACCGTTACATCGTATCTAAAAGAAAATAA
- the rpsQ gene encoding 30S ribosomal protein S17, translated as MDRNLRKERIGVVSSNKMEKTIVVSETTRVKHPMYGKFVLKTKKYTAHDENNECTEGDTVLIQETRPLSKSKRWRLVRIIEKAK; from the coding sequence ATGGATAGAAATTTAAGAAAAGAAAGAATCGGAGTGGTTTCCAGCAATAAAATGGAAAAAACTATTGTTGTTAGTGAAACTACAAGAGTAAAGCACCCGATGTACGGTAAATTCGTTTTGAAAACGAAAAAATATACTGCACACGACGAGAACAACGAATGCACAGAAGGTGATACAGTTTTGATCCAGGAAACTAGACCTTTGAGCAAGAGCAAGAGATGGAGATTAGTAAGAATCATTGAAAAAGCTAAGTAA
- the rpsH gene encoding 30S ribosomal protein S8, with product MVTDPISDFLTRVRNAQSAGHKVVEIPASKIKKEITKILFDQGYILNYKFEDNAVQGVIKIALKYDKQTNKPAIKSIQRASRPGLRQYKGSAELPRVLNGLGISIISTSKGVMTDKKAREEKVGGEVICYVY from the coding sequence ATGGTAACAGATCCAATTTCAGATTTCCTAACAAGAGTAAGGAACGCACAAAGCGCAGGCCACAAAGTGGTGGAAATTCCTGCATCGAAAATCAAAAAGGAGATTACTAAGATCTTATTTGATCAAGGGTATATCTTAAACTACAAGTTTGAAGATAACGCTGTTCAAGGAGTGATCAAAATCGCTTTAAAGTATGATAAGCAAACTAACAAACCGGCTATCAAGTCTATTCAAAGAGCTTCTAGACCAGGTTTGAGACAGTACAAAGGTTCAGCTGAGCTTCCAAGAGTACTAAACGGTTTGGGTATTTCTATCATCTCTACTTCTAAAGGAGTAATGACTGACAAGAAAGCTAGAGAAGAGAAAGTAGGCGGTGAAGTAATCTGCTATGTTTATTAA
- the rplP gene encoding 50S ribosomal protein L16, which yields MLQPKRTKFRRVHKMKMKGNAQRGSQLAYGTFGIKATEGAWITARQIEAARIAATRYMKREGQLWIKIFPDKPITKKPAEVRMGKGKGAVEYWVAVVKPGKIMFEVGGVPYDIAKEALRLAAQKLPVVTKFIVANDFVKPL from the coding sequence ATGTTACAACCAAAAAGAACCAAATTCCGTAGAGTTCATAAGATGAAGATGAAGGGGAATGCCCAGAGAGGTAGTCAACTTGCTTACGGAACTTTTGGGATCAAAGCAACGGAAGGAGCTTGGATCACTGCAAGACAGATTGAAGCGGCTCGTATCGCTGCGACAAGATATATGAAGAGAGAAGGTCAACTATGGATCAAAATCTTCCCAGATAAGCCAATTACTAAGAAACCAGCGGAAGTACGTATGGGTAAAGGTAAGGGTGCTGTTGAATATTGGGTAGCTGTAGTAAAACCAGGTAAAATTATGTTCGAAGTTGGAGGTGTACCTTACGATATCGCTAAGGAAGCTTTAAGACTTGCTGCACAAAAATTACCAGTAGTTACTAAATTCATCGTTGCTAACGATTTTGTTAAACCTCTATAA
- the rpmC gene encoding 50S ribosomal protein L29 — MKNADIKNLSAGDIQAQLTEAKAQYSKLKLAHAISPIENPIQIRDLRKTIARLNTELTNKQ; from the coding sequence ATGAAAAATGCTGATATTAAAAATTTAAGCGCGGGTGATATTCAAGCTCAATTAACTGAAGCAAAAGCTCAATATTCTAAATTGAAATTGGCTCATGCAATCAGCCCAATTGAAAACCCGATTCAAATCAGAGATTTGAGAAAAACAATCGCAAGACTAAACACTGAGTTAACTAACAAACAATAA
- the rpsC gene encoding 30S ribosomal protein S3 gives MGQKTNPIGNRLGIIRGWDSNWFGGNDYGDRIAEDYKIRRYLEARLSKGGISKIYIERTLKLVTVTITTARPGLIIGKGGQEVDKLKEELKKLTGKDIQINIFEIKRPELDAVLVADSISKQIENRISYRRAVKMAMASTMRMGAEGIKVQISGRLNGAEMARSESFKEGRIPLSTFRADIDYHWAEAHTTYGRLGVKVWIMKGEVYGKRELSPLVGQQKKGGQSDRGNRGGDRDNRRPRKNNNNNNNN, from the coding sequence ATGGGACAGAAGACAAATCCAATTGGTAACAGATTAGGTATCATCAGAGGATGGGATTCTAACTGGTTTGGTGGAAACGATTATGGAGACAGAATCGCTGAAGACTACAAAATCAGAAGATACCTTGAAGCTAGATTATCTAAAGGTGGTATTTCAAAAATTTATATTGAAAGAACTTTAAAATTAGTTACAGTAACTATTACTACTGCTAGACCGGGACTTATCATCGGTAAAGGAGGTCAGGAAGTTGATAAATTGAAAGAAGAGTTGAAGAAATTGACTGGTAAGGATATTCAAATCAACATTTTCGAAATCAAAAGACCTGAATTAGATGCTGTACTAGTTGCTGATAGTATTTCTAAGCAAATTGAAAACAGAATTTCTTACAGAAGAGCTGTTAAAATGGCAATGGCAAGTACTATGAGAATGGGTGCTGAAGGTATCAAAGTTCAAATCTCTGGTAGATTAAACGGAGCTGAAATGGCAAGATCAGAATCTTTCAAAGAAGGAAGAATTCCATTGTCAACTTTCAGAGCTGATATTGATTACCACTGGGCAGAAGCTCACACTACTTACGGTAGACTAGGGGTAAAAGTTTGGATCATGAAGGGTGAAGTTTACGGTAAAAGAGAACTTTCTCCACTAGTGGGACAACAGAAAAAAGGAGGTCAGTCAGACAGAGGAAACAGAGGAGGAGACAGAGACAACAGAAGACCTAGAAAAAACAACAACAATAACAATAATAATTAA
- the rpsS gene encoding 30S ribosomal protein S19 — MARSLKKGPFIHHTLDKKVQANIESGKKTVIKTWSRASMISPDFVGQTIAVHNGKSFIPVYVTENMVGHKLGEFSPTRSFRGHGGNKNKGSR, encoded by the coding sequence ATGGCAAGATCACTTAAAAAAGGACCGTTCATTCATCATACTTTAGATAAGAAGGTTCAGGCAAATATAGAGTCTGGTAAGAAGACAGTTATCAAAACTTGGTCTAGAGCATCTATGATCTCTCCGGACTTCGTAGGACAAACTATTGCTGTACACAACGGGAAATCTTTTATCCCTGTTTACGTTACAGAAAACATGGTTGGTCACAAGTTAGGCGAATTTTCTCCAACAAGATCTTTCAGAGGTCATGGTGGTAACAAAAACAAAGGAAGCAGATAA